One region of Thunnus albacares chromosome 8, fThuAlb1.1, whole genome shotgun sequence genomic DNA includes:
- the LOC122986707 gene encoding olfactory receptor 4D9: MIETSTPTMLDRTEPAHCTVCCCTLVNKILMVLFMVLLIFATLFGNLVTLAVVLGTKHFHTPQGYLKASLAVADLAVGIFVVPLSVYAEVYLMATDSAPEWTSYNSQSVSFHPCNVIGPIFAGCTLVSITTIFLLTIERSIAVLRPLHKDSVITRKRTTILIVLSWVGSFFLAVSPMVFSSEIALEYNSCSRMCNYALGTIGEFPSQAWNILLLFPAFDFTLLGGTVVINMISLSSIRQHSKRRKHLAETECQSTTKPTFSDIKAAKTIGTLTVAFTASFTPIAVFVVGNVLGNKWCNFSFFAFWILATNSCWNVIIYSVWDQKFRLRAHKLLMPFQRKDTTKT; this comes from the coding sequence ATGATTGAGACCAGCACACCGACCATGTTGGACAGAACCGAGCCGGCACACTGCACCGTGTGCTGCTGCACGCTGGTCAACAAAATCCTGATGGTGCTCTTCATGGTGTTGCTGATCTTCGCCACCTTGTTTGGGAACTTGGTGACTCTGGCGGTGGTGCTGGGGACCAAACACTTCCACACGCCGCAGGGTTACCTGAAGGCATCACTCGCCGTGGCCGATCTTGCAGTGGGGATATTTGTTGTGCCGTTGTCAGTCTACGCCGAGGTCTATCTTATGGCGACTGACTCGGCGCCAGAGTGGACGTCATACAACTCACAGTCGGTGAGTTTCCATCCGTGCAATGTTATCGGCCCGATCTTCGCAGGGTGCACTTTGGTCTCCATCACAACCATCTTCCTGCTGACGATTGAGCGCAGCATCGCCGTGTTGAGACCGCTGCATAAAGACTCAGTGATTACACGTAAAAGGACCACGATCCTCATCGTCCTTTCCTGGGTGGGGAGTTTCTTCTTGGCGGTGTCTCCGATGGTTTTCAGCAGCGAGATCGCTCTGGAGTACAACTCCTGCAGCCGCATGTGTAATTACGCTCTGGGGACCATCGGCGAGTTCCCCAGCCAGGCCTGgaacatcctcctcctcttccccgcTTTTGACTTCACCCTCCTCGGTGGCACTGTGGTCATTAACATGATTTCTCTGTCCAGCATTAGGCAGCACTCGAAGCGCAGGAAACACCTGGCGGAAACCGAGTGCCAGAGCACCACCAAACCTACGTTCTCTGACATCAAGGCAGCCAAAACTATTGGGACGCTAACGGTGGCCTTCACCGCGTCGTTCACGCCCATCGCCGTCTTTGTGGTGGGGAACGTTTTGGGGAATAAGTGGTGCAACTTTTCCTTTTTCGCCTTCTGGATTTTGGCCACCAACAGTTGCTGGAATGTGATTATTTACAGCGTTTGGGATCAGAAGTTCAGGCTCCGCGCACACAAGCTCCTCATGCCTTTCCAGAGAAAAGACACAaccaaaacctaa